Proteins encoded together in one Impatiens glandulifera chromosome 1, dImpGla2.1, whole genome shotgun sequence window:
- the LOC124913998 gene encoding probable LRR receptor-like serine/threonine-protein kinase At1g05700 — protein sequence MDALKTLIEGLSQQTATMQASTDRRFDAAEERLVAIESGAFGNGQDPRTRPYDYPSFYSPSPYMSHHPGQHYVPPTRLTKIDFPRFDGADVELIELPNLHAQDDQAGFISLDCGRPNGYTDRDTGLRYTSDNDFIDTGVSRMVAPEYQSNSTYQQFLYVRSFPKGTRNCYTLKTTFLIRGRFLYANYDNNNHSLPSFDLEIGVDLWDTVQIYNESRPVDKEIIYVPKSDFIQVCLINTNSGIPFISALEIRPFSDDNIYKTDYSLKFRGRWDLGSSNVDWYSNRLTTEFPMTINNYMLPYLVINSANSPQNPNDSMVITWSPYNISDQLYVYLHFAELTPLASREFDIYINGKLFQTSYSPKFLQIETIVVPLIDVSSTYAFSLIRTKNSLLPPLLNAYEVYAIMKARNTQTSDTDVAAIMGIKSTYKVLKNNWQGDPCGPQPFIWDGIKCSYNPPQIISLNLSSSGLTGEISPFIQNLTSLQTLDLSNNNLSGDVPVFLSQFSSLRVLNLKGNNLTCPMPSSLHANIKNLISDDCKENSTPPRKHVIVIAASIGGFILIIAAASILLYCIKRNTRQPTVQSPRIKLNNFQIKNCQFSYSEILNITNNFQTVLGKGGFGTVYRGYVGNTPVAVKMLSESSTQSYKEFQAEAKFLVSVNHKNLTSVVGYCDQDDKMGLVYEFMEKGNLETNLSEKSSQILNWEERLRIAVDAAQGLEYLHNGCMPIIIHRDVKSSNILLNGKFEAKMADFGLSKTIPVEGNNYVSTVVVGTPGYVDPEYYMTNRVTEKSDVYGFGIVLLEIVTGKSAVSRRQGDAHIIEWVDEMISTADANQIADNRLRGEFDTNCLWKLVELAMACVSRESVRRPNMTQVVMELKDCLASEIARHDTRSMGSVSGGFMSMGLVSNGQLTGPLAR from the exons ATGGATGCTCTAAAGACCCTAATCGAAGGGTTGTCCCAACAAACGGCTACTATGCAAGCTTCAACGGACAGAAGGTTTGATGCTGCTGAAGAAAGATTGGTAGCCATTGAAAGTGGTGCATTTGGAAATGGCCAAGATCCCCGCACCAGACCCTATGATTATCCTTCTTTCTATAGTCCTTCCCCATATATGTCCCACCACCCTGGCCAACACTATGTTCCTCCAACCCGACTAACCAAGATCGactttcctcggtttgatggggcCGATGTGGAG CTCATTGAACTTCCTAATTTACATGCTCAGGATGATCAAGCAG GATTTATAAGCTTAGATTGTGGTCGGCCTAATGGGTATACAGACAGGGATACAGGATTGAGATATACTTCAGACAATGACTTCATTGACACAGGAGTAAGTCGAATGGTCGCCCCTGAATACCAATCAAACTCAACATATCAACAGTTCCTGTATGTTAGAAGCTTCCCCAAAGGAACTAGAAACTGCTACACTTTAAAG ACAACATTCCTAATAAGGGGGAGATTCTTGTATGCAAACTATGACAACAACAATCATTCACTCCCTAGTTTTGATCTTGAGATCGGAGTTGACCTGTGGGACACCGTGCAAATTTACAACGAGTCTCGTCCAGTAGACAAAGAGATCATATATGTACCAAAGTCAGATTTTATTCAAGTTTGTCTTATCAATACCAACTCTGGAATCCCTTTTATATCGGCTCTAGAGATAAGGCCTTTCAGTGATGATAATATTTACAAGACAGATTATTCTCTCAAGTTTCGTGGAAGGTGGGATTTGGGTTCATCAAACGTTGACTGGTATAG CAATAGGCTCACCACCGAGTTTCCCATGACGATTAATAATTACATGCTCCCTTACTTAGTCATTAATTCGGCCAACTCTCCCCAAAACCCAAACGATTCCATGGTTATTACATGGAGCCCATATAATATTAGTGATCAACTTTATGTTTACTTACACTTTGCCGAGCTCACTCCCTTGGCTTCGCGAGAATTTGACATTTATATCAACGGAAAGCTCTTTCAGACATCTTATTCTCCTAAATTTCTCCAGATAGAAACTATTGTGGTACCATTAATAGATGTTAGCTCAACTTATGCATTTTCTCTAATTCGGACCAAAAATTCTTTGCTTCCTCCTCTCTTGAATGCCTACGAGGTCTACGCGATCATGAAAGCAAGAAATACTCAGACCAGTGATACTGACG ttgcTGCTATTATGGGAATAAAGTCAACATACAAAGTGTTGAAAAACAACTGGCAAGGGGACCCTTGTGGCCCGCAACCATTTATTTGGGATGGGATCAAGTGCAGCTACAATCCACCCCAAATCATTTCCTT AAACTTATCATCAAGTGGGTTGACTGGGGAGATATCTCCTTTCATTCAGAATCTCACATCATTACAAACTTT GGATTTATCAAATAACAATCTATCCGGGGATGTTCCAGTTTTTCTATCTCAGTTTAGCTCCTTGCGGGTAtt GAATTTGAAGGGAAATAACTTGACATGTCCAATGCCATCATCACTCCATGCAAATATAAAGAATTTAATCAG TGATGATTGCAAGGAAAATTCGACACCACCAAGGAAGCATGTTATTGTAATAGCTGCTTCTATTGGTGGGTTCATATTGATTATAGCTGCTGCTTCAATTCTCCTGTATTGCATCAAAAGGAACACAAGGCAGCCAACTG TGCAAAGCCCGAGGATTAAACTTAACAACTTTCAGATTAAGAACTGTCAATTCAGTTACTCTGAGATTTTGAATATCACAAACAACTTCCAGACGGTTCTTGGCAAAGGAGGCTTTGGCACAGTCTATCGTGGCTATGTCGGAAACACCCCGGTTGCTGTGAAAATGCTTTCTGAGTCATCTACACAAAGTTACAAGGAATTTCAAGCCGAG GCTAAGTTCTTGGTGAGTGTTAATCATAAGAATTTGACTTCTGTCGTCGGTTATTGCGACCAAGATGATAAAATGGGACTCGTCTATGAGTTCATGGAAAAAGGAAATCTAGAAACTAATTTATCag AGAAAAGCTCACAAATACTGAATTGGGAGGAAAGACTTCGAATAGCAGTCGATGCAGCACAAG GATTGGAGTATTTGCACAACGGCTGTATGCCAATAATAATCCACAGAGATGTTAAGTCTTCCAACATCTTACTCAACGGGAAATTTGAAGCAAAGATGGCTGATTTCGGGTTATCAAAGACAATCCCTGTAGAAGGAAACAATTATGTCTCCACGGTTGTTGTTGGCACTCCTGGTTACGTTGATCCAGA GTACTATATGACAAATAGGGTGACAGAAAAAAGTGATGTTTACGGTTTTGGAATCGTCCTCTTGGAGATAGTGACGGGGAAGTCGGCAGTGTCGAGGAGGCAAGGCGACGCTCATATAATCGAATGGGTGGATGAAATGATATCAACAGCTGATGCTAATCAGATTGCTGATAATAGGCTAAGGGGAGAATTTGACACAAATTGTTTATGGAAACTTGTGGAATTGGCAATGGCTTGTGTTTCGCGAGAATCGGTGAGGAGGCCAAACATGACTCAAGTTGTGATGGAGCTAAAGGATTGTTTGGCAAGCGAGATAGCCCGTCATGAcacaagatcaatgggttcggTTAGTGGCGGTTTTATGTCAATGGGGCTAGTGAGTAATGGGCAGCTAACGGGTCCTCTTGCAAggtaa